The stretch of DNA CAGCTCCACGAGCGCGTCACACAGGCGCCGCAGGTCTTCGTGGGTGAGGTTGGAGCGGAGGATGATGCGCAGTCCCGCGCGTCCCTTGGGGACGATGGGGAAGAACACGGCCGAGGCATAGAACCCGCGCTCCATCAACTGGCGCGAGCGCTCCACCGCCATGGCCTCCGGGCCCACGTCGATGACCTTGATGGGGAAGTCCTCGCCCACGGTGCGGGTGGCGACCCGCTCGTCGAAGTAGCGGACGTTCTCGCGCAGCCGCCGCTGGCGCGCGTGGAGCTCCTCGCCGCCATGCAGCCGCGCGGACGCCAGGCTCGCGCCGATGGCGGGGATGGACAGGCTCTGCGACCAGCCCAGCGGCCCCGCGAAGCGGCCCACCAGGTCCGCGTGATGGCCGGGGCCGAGCATCACCGCGCCCCCCGCCGTCCCGAAGCCCTTGCCCAGCGAGCCGATGATGATGGTGCGCTCGTTGAGCTCCCCCTTCATCGCCGCCCGCACGTACCCCTCCCCCGCCTCGCCGTAGAGGGAGAGCGAGTGCGAGTCGTCGAAGTACAGGAACAGGCCGTAGCGCTCCTGCAGGCGGAACAACTCGTGGACGATGGCCACCCCGCCCATGGAATAGAACCCGTCCGCGACATACGCGACGCGCGCGTGCTTGCGGCAGAGGTCCTCCAGGAAGTCGATGTCGTTGTGGGGCGCGGTGATGACGTGGGTCTCGTCCGCGCAGATGGGCTTGATGAGGTTCATCGAGAAGTGGGCGGACTTGTCGAAGACCAGGATGGGCTTCTGGCCGTCTGGCAGCAGGTGCCCGGACGCGATGAGCGGCAGCAGGCCCGCGCTGGCGGAGCTGGCGGAGTTGGTGACGATGGTCCGCGCGCGCCAGCGGCGCGACAGCTCCTCCTCGAGGTGGTCCAGGTCGGCCAGCCGCACCCGGAGCCGGGAGATGGACATGCAGAGCGTCCCCTCGCGGCGGAGCACGTCGATGGCCCCCTGGAGGACCGCCGGGTGCGAGTCCAGCCCCAGGTACGAGCACGAACAGGTGTTGATGAATTCACGCCCATCCGGCAGCGCGAGCGTGCCGCGCTCCGTGTTGTGGACCGCCAGGTCCAGCAGCCCCGCCTCCTTCGCCGCCGCGAAGGAGGGGTTGCCCAGGCCCACCATCGACTCCGTGTTGCGATAGCGATTCTTGAGTTCCATACCGCTTCACCCCCGCTTTCCCGCATCCGGCAGGTCCGAGCCCGGCCCCAGCTTCAGGTCCGGCTCCGCCAGCCCCTGGTCGATCAACGCCAGGAAGGCGGCCAGCATCCGCGCGGACGTGGCCGGCTCGAACAAGTCGGTGCTGAACTCCAGCAGTCCCTCGAACCCCTCCGCCGTCTCCTGGAGCGACAAGGTCAGGTCGTAGATGGAGGCGCCGCGGTCCGCGGGCAGACGGGTCTGCGTCAGGCCCGGCATCTCCAGGGGCCCCAGAGGGGCGTTCTGCAGGACGAACATCACCTGGAACAGGGGGGCGCGGTCCACCGGCCTGCGAGGGCACACGGCGTCCACGACCTTGTCGATGGGGACCTCCTGGTGCGCATACGCGCCCAGCGTGACGTCCCGCACGCGCCCGAGCAGCTCCCGCAGGCTGGGGTTGCCGCGCAGGTCCACCCGCAGGGCCACCGTGTTGACGAACAGGCCGATCAACGCCTCGAGCTCCGGGAACGCCCGGTTCGCGATGGGCGACCCGATGACGAGCTCCTCCTGGCCCGCCCGCCGGCAGACCATGGCGCCGAAGAGGGCCAGCAGCGCCATGAAGGGCGTCACCCGCTCCCGGTGGCAGAAGTCATTGAGCGCGGCGCTGCGCTCGCGCCCCAGCGCCACCGGAATCCACGTGCCGTTGAAGGTGCGCGTCGCGGGACGCGGCTTGTCGGTGGGCAGGGACACCGTCATCGGCGCGTCCGCCAGCGACTCGCGCCAGTAGCGCATGCGCGACTCCAGCTCCGGCCCGGTCAGCCAGGCGCGCTGCCAGGCCGCGTAGTCCGGATATTGGATCTCCAGCGGTCTCAGCGCCGGTGTCCTCCCCTGGGAGAGCGCGGAATAGAGGGCGGACACCTCGCGGGAGATGACCCCCTCGGACCAGCCGTCGGAGAGGATGTGGTGCTTGGCCAGGATGAGCAGATGCTCGTCGTCCGCCACGCGCAGCAGCTCGCCCCGCACCAGCGGCCCCCGCGTGAGGTCGAACGGCTCGCGCGAATGGTACGCGATGCGCCGCGAGACGAACGCCTCCACGTCGACCGCTCCCCGCAGGTCCTCGATGGGCAGGGGCACCCGCAGCGACGCGGCGACCTTCTGCACGGGGCGGCCCTCCTCCTCCACGAACGTGGTGCGCAGCGCGTCGTGCCGGTCCATGAGCGCCTGGATGGCGGCGACGAAGGCCTCCGCGTCCAGGGGCCCCTTCAACCGGTGCGCGATGGGCTGGCTGTACGCGGTCGACGTGGGGTTGGCCTGGAACATCCGCCACAGGCGCTCCTGCGAGTACGACAGCGGCGCGGTGGCGCCGGGCGGCAGCCGGACCAGCGGTGGCATGGAGCTGGGCAGCCCGCGCGGCGCCGCCTCGATGCGCCGCGCCAGCTCCGCCACGGTGGCCCCCTCGAAGAGGACCCGCAGGGGCAGCTCCACGCCCAGCACGCCGCGCACGCGCGACATCAGCTTCGTGGCGAGCAGCGAGTGGCCCCCCAGCACGAAGAAGTCGTCATGCGGCTCCACGCGGGGAAGCTCGAGGACCTCGGCCACCAGGGCGCAGAGCCGCTCCTCCAGCGGCGTGCGCGTCGACAGGTCCGCCGTCGCGAGGCTGCTCTCCCGCGACAGGTCCGGGCGCGGGAGCGCGGCCCGGTCCAGCTTCCCGTTGGGGGTGAGCGGAAGCGCCGGGAGCACCACGTACGCCGAGGGGACCATGTATTCGGGCAGGCGCTCGCGCAGGAAGGAGCGCAGCGCCGCCGGCCGGGTGGACACCTCCGGCGAGGGCACCACGTAGGCCACCAGCGCCTTGCCGACCGGCATGTCGTCGCGCGCCACCACCGCCACCTCCCGCACGGCCGCGTGACG from Myxococcus stipitatus encodes:
- a CDS encoding aminotransferase class I/II-fold pyridoxal phosphate-dependent enzyme, whose translation is MELKNRYRNTESMVGLGNPSFAAAKEAGLLDLAVHNTERGTLALPDGREFINTCSCSYLGLDSHPAVLQGAIDVLRREGTLCMSISRLRVRLADLDHLEEELSRRWRARTIVTNSASSASAGLLPLIASGHLLPDGQKPILVFDKSAHFSMNLIKPICADETHVITAPHNDIDFLEDLCRKHARVAYVADGFYSMGGVAIVHELFRLQERYGLFLYFDDSHSLSLYGEAGEGYVRAAMKGELNERTIIIGSLGKGFGTAGGAVMLGPGHHADLVGRFAGPLGWSQSLSIPAIGASLASARLHGGEELHARQRRLRENVRYFDERVATRTVGEDFPIKVIDVGPEAMAVERSRQLMERGFYASAVFFPIVPKGRAGLRIILRSNLTHEDLRRLCDALVELAVPGT